A region of Nostoc sp. ATCC 53789 DNA encodes the following proteins:
- a CDS encoding type II toxin-antitoxin system RelE/ParE family toxin: MSQIVWTQSAIDDLNRHYDFIKLNNPDAAAQAVQAIVSSGESLPAESSSRRNCR; encoded by the coding sequence ATGTCCCAGATAGTTTGGACACAAAGTGCAATTGACGACTTAAATCGTCATTACGATTTTATCAAACTTAATAATCCTGATGCAGCAGCACAGGCAGTACAAGCAATTGTCTCTTCAGGCGAGAGTTTACCAGCAGAATCCTCGTCGAGGCGCAATTGTAGATGA